One window of Sphingobacteriales bacterium genomic DNA carries:
- a CDS encoding T9SS type A sorting domain-containing protein, which translates to MKSTITFLLALLFFLTTKTILAQIPVMRNDYNPNPQPGTTMSITRINSGAITQGASGAAITWNFSTLTTDNIKTGTFVSPNATPYGTTFAGATTAIAYTPGIEYGSYTANYEFFNITNSGIAKSGFVNNASPPIAVTYSDPKSLMPFPFTYTNTHSDNYEASYISGTFNVTETGSYSITADSYGTLVLPYGTIQNVLRVRIQENMTQTITGFDPFNYTIETYAWFHPKLAYPFFSITSESLNGSPQPSIIARYIQIPGFDDSLPDIVDVEPVEWSDGIKLYPNPAHDQTLLSFNILQTSPVQIVMMNLKGQVVHQIVNDILQAGQHQITMDIGSLQQGIYLIAVQTPHQKNTMRLVVQ; encoded by the coding sequence ATGAAAAGCACCATTACTTTTTTACTCGCTTTGTTATTCTTTCTGACTACCAAAACAATACTGGCACAAATTCCGGTAATGAGAAACGATTACAATCCCAATCCTCAACCCGGTACTACGATGAGCATTACCCGTATAAATTCGGGTGCAATTACCCAGGGAGCGTCAGGAGCTGCGATCACCTGGAATTTTTCCACACTAACTACAGATAATATTAAGACCGGCACTTTTGTTTCTCCAAATGCTACGCCCTATGGAACTACTTTTGCCGGAGCAACGACAGCCATTGCCTATACCCCCGGTATTGAATATGGCTCATATACTGCTAACTACGAATTTTTTAATATTACCAACAGCGGAATAGCAAAGAGTGGGTTTGTCAACAATGCTTCTCCCCCCATCGCAGTTACTTATTCGGACCCAAAATCTTTGATGCCATTTCCGTTTACTTATACAAATACTCATTCTGACAATTATGAAGCATCTTATATTTCCGGCACTTTCAATGTTACTGAAACCGGCAGTTATTCTATCACTGCTGATAGTTATGGCACTTTAGTACTTCCTTACGGAACTATTCAAAATGTTTTGAGGGTCAGAATACAGGAAAATATGACCCAAACCATAACTGGTTTTGACCCCTTTAACTATACTATTGAAACTTATGCCTGGTTTCACCCAAAACTTGCTTACCCGTTTTTCAGTATTACTTCAGAATCTTTAAATGGTTCTCCTCAGCCCAGCATTATAGCCAGGTATATCCAAATTCCGGGTTTTGATGACTCTTTGCCTGATATTGTTGATGTTGAACCTGTTGAATGGTCTGATGGAATAAAACTTTATCCGAATCCTGCCCATGACCAAACTTTACTGAGTTTTAACATCCTTCAAACTTCACCGGTACAGATAGTGATGATGAACCTGAAAGGTCAGGTTGTTCATCAAATTGTCAATGACATTTTACAAGCCGGACAACATCAAATTACCATGGATATTGGTTCTTTACAGCAGGGGATTTATCTGATTGCTGTTCAAACGCCACATCAAAAGAATACAATGAGGTTGGTTGTACAATAA
- a CDS encoding tungsten formylmethanofuran dehydrogenase, with the protein MVKLKSDSKPAPLVSPKILLHAYELMQTARRMAEIYDANRQICKYVHSTSRGHEAIQIAVGFQLKASDYAAPYYRDESMLLAMGFTPYQLMLQLLAKADDYFSGGRTYYSHPSSTLINFPKIPHQSSATGMQAIPATGMAQGIKYKELKKLLPEPNQSIVLCSLGDGSVTEGEVSEAFQFAALHQLPILYLIQDNDWGISVSAKEARSMDAYEFVSGYIGIKRMRANGTDFVSTYLAVEEAIAYVRTERKPLLLHVKVPLLGHHTSGVRKEWYRSEEDLAEHSQRDPVPHLEKYLLEHKVATAKVLQGIKENAGRLVEEDFKKAVAAKEPDPETLLLHEFAPTPVLEEKGIRSPEHGRKVVMVDAALYAMDEILHKYPEAVFYGQDVGRRLGGVFREAATLAEKYGDERVFNTAIQEAYLVGSTAGMSAVGLKPIVEIQFADYIWTGVNQLVVELSKSCYLSMGKYPVQSLIRVPIGAYGSGGPYHSGCIESSILAVRGIKVIYPSNAADMKGLLKAAFLDPNPVVCFEHKGLYWSKVAGTDDAKTIEPDEDYIIPLGKANIALAADEKQVQTGNTLGIITYGMGVHWAKNAARQFTGSVEILDLRTLNPLDETAIFDLVKKHNKILILTEEPVMNSFAQTIAGRIAEHCFEYLDAPVRVIGSANVPAVPLNTGLEAAMLPNAEKVADEIEKLLNW; encoded by the coding sequence ATGGTTAAATTAAAATCCGACTCAAAACCTGCCCCTTTAGTTTCCCCTAAAATACTTCTTCATGCCTATGAACTGATGCAAACTGCGCGGCGAATGGCTGAGATTTACGATGCCAACCGGCAAATTTGCAAATATGTACACAGTACTTCCAGAGGGCATGAAGCGATCCAGATAGCCGTTGGTTTTCAGTTAAAGGCAAGCGATTATGCCGCACCTTATTACCGCGATGAATCCATGCTGTTAGCAATGGGATTTACCCCCTATCAACTCATGTTGCAATTGCTGGCAAAGGCAGACGATTATTTTTCCGGAGGCCGCACCTATTATTCCCATCCTTCTTCTACACTTATAAATTTCCCGAAAATACCGCACCAGTCGAGTGCAACAGGGATGCAGGCAATTCCCGCAACCGGAATGGCGCAAGGCATAAAATATAAGGAATTAAAAAAATTGTTGCCTGAACCAAACCAATCTATTGTTTTATGTTCTTTGGGAGATGGTTCCGTTACTGAAGGGGAGGTTTCAGAGGCCTTTCAATTTGCAGCATTGCATCAATTGCCTATTTTATATTTAATTCAGGACAACGATTGGGGAATTTCAGTCAGTGCAAAAGAAGCCCGTAGCATGGATGCTTACGAGTTTGTTTCCGGATATATTGGAATCAAAAGAATGAGAGCAAACGGAACAGACTTTGTTTCGACTTATCTGGCTGTTGAAGAAGCAATTGCTTATGTGAGAACTGAACGCAAACCATTGTTGCTGCATGTTAAAGTTCCGTTATTAGGACATCACACCTCCGGGGTAAGAAAGGAATGGTACCGTTCAGAAGAAGACCTTGCAGAACATTCACAGCGGGACCCGGTTCCGCATTTAGAAAAATATCTGTTAGAACATAAAGTCGCAACTGCTAAAGTTCTGCAAGGAATTAAGGAAAACGCCGGCAGGCTGGTAGAAGAAGATTTTAAAAAAGCGGTAGCGGCTAAAGAACCAGACCCGGAAACCCTGCTGTTGCATGAGTTTGCTCCTACTCCTGTTTTAGAGGAAAAAGGCATTCGCAGCCCTGAACACGGTAGAAAAGTGGTAATGGTTGATGCGGCACTTTATGCCATGGACGAAATACTGCACAAATATCCTGAGGCGGTGTTTTATGGTCAGGATGTAGGCAGGAGATTGGGAGGTGTTTTCAGAGAAGCAGCAACCCTTGCCGAAAAATACGGAGATGAACGTGTTTTTAACACTGCAATTCAGGAAGCCTATTTAGTCGGTTCAACCGCAGGAATGTCGGCAGTCGGGTTAAAACCAATTGTCGAAATTCAGTTTGCCGACTATATCTGGACCGGGGTCAATCAGTTGGTCGTTGAATTGTCGAAGTCCTGCTATTTATCAATGGGAAAATATCCGGTTCAATCTTTAATCCGTGTGCCGATTGGCGCTTATGGCAGCGGGGGGCCGTATCATTCAGGATGTATCGAATCGAGTATTCTGGCTGTCAGGGGAATAAAAGTGATTTATCCTTCAAACGCCGCAGATATGAAAGGGTTGCTAAAAGCAGCATTTCTCGACCCAAATCCTGTGGTATGTTTTGAACATAAAGGCTTATACTGGTCGAAGGTTGCCGGAACTGATGATGCAAAAACCATTGAACCGGATGAAGACTATATTATCCCTTTGGGAAAAGCAAATATTGCTCTTGCTGCCGATGAGAAACAAGTACAGACCGGAAATACTCTGGGTATCATAACCTACGGAATGGGGGTACATTGGGCAAAAAACGCCGCCCGTCAGTTTACCGGAAGTGTAGAAATATTAGACCTTCGAACTTTAAACCCATTGGACGAAACCGCTATTTTTGATTTGGTGAAGAAACACAACAAGATATTAATACTGACCGAAGAACCTGTTATGAATTCATTTGCTCAAACTATTGCCGGACGGATTGCCGAACATTGTTTTGAATATCTGGATGCACCGGTTCGTGTAATAGGTTCTGCAAATGTTCCTGCTGTTCCGCTCAACACAGGTTTGGAGGCAGCTATGTTGCCGAATGCCGAAAAAGTAGCGGACGAAATAGAGAAACTGCTGAATTGGTAA
- a CDS encoding DUF1800 domain-containing protein, which produces MNRRTFLSNFAPVFPKPALLQSGLEPYDEAWNNQTAAHLLRRTTFGIRANEIEQIAAMGLEAAVAQLLTAPAGNGQPINYYAGGDGFVSLGNSWVPPAIVNEFYEFGRTNSNKLWLINRMLTRNLTVFDKMALFWHNHFVVESAAVGSSAMMYKYFAAIDQYTFGNFKTLTLAISRTPAMLRYLNGEYNSASAPDENYARELQELFTIGKGPDAQFTEEDVQAAARVLTGFRINPLDHTQWFFNGFEHDAGDKQFSGFYGNTIINGQSGEYGQYELNNMLDMIFAVPEVARFICRKIYRYFVYYQITPDIETNIIEPLADIFRNNDYEILPVLDALFKSSHFYDSMNFACYIKSPLDYILGICRNFDIPFWTGSSNNIFYQNWQVANANRYKCCDVLHDRATQTAMEIGQHPSVSGWPAFYQEPMFNEVWINSDTYSKRMEFAHQLCQNGINTGYLQFSNPSNFTLKINLTGFALSLSQPEDPNLLVSQTIERLYSYPVDEEFTAYLKSFLLSGTGEDYYWTSAWNNFVAFPDNITYKTIVETRLRNMIEYMLTQPEYQLL; this is translated from the coding sequence ATGAATCGCCGCACATTTCTATCGAATTTTGCCCCTGTTTTCCCCAAACCGGCACTACTGCAAAGCGGACTCGAACCCTATGATGAAGCATGGAATAATCAAACTGCTGCACATTTACTGAGGCGAACAACTTTTGGAATCAGAGCCAATGAGATTGAGCAGATTGCAGCAATGGGATTAGAGGCGGCTGTGGCGCAACTCTTAACTGCTCCTGCCGGAAATGGACAACCCATTAATTACTATGCCGGAGGTGATGGCTTTGTCAGTTTGGGAAACAGTTGGGTGCCACCGGCAATTGTCAACGAGTTTTACGAATTTGGGCGAACCAATTCCAATAAACTTTGGCTCATTAACCGTATGCTGACCAGAAACCTGACTGTTTTTGATAAAATGGCTTTGTTCTGGCACAATCATTTTGTGGTTGAATCGGCAGCAGTCGGCTCGTCTGCCATGATGTATAAGTATTTTGCGGCTATAGACCAATATACTTTTGGAAATTTTAAAACCCTTACCCTGGCAATCAGCAGAACGCCTGCCATGTTGAGGTATCTGAACGGGGAATACAATTCGGCTTCGGCACCTGACGAAAATTATGCACGCGAACTCCAGGAATTGTTTACCATCGGCAAAGGCCCCGATGCGCAATTTACCGAAGAAGATGTGCAGGCAGCCGCGCGGGTTTTAACCGGGTTCAGAATCAACCCTTTAGATCATACTCAATGGTTTTTCAACGGTTTTGAGCATGATGCAGGAGATAAACAATTTTCCGGTTTTTATGGAAATACCATCATCAACGGTCAATCGGGAGAGTATGGGCAGTATGAATTAAACAACATGCTCGACATGATATTTGCCGTTCCTGAAGTTGCCAGGTTTATATGCAGAAAGATTTACCGGTACTTTGTCTATTATCAGATAACTCCGGATATTGAAACTAATATCATTGAACCGCTTGCCGATATTTTCAGAAATAACGACTATGAAATTCTTCCCGTTTTGGATGCTTTGTTCAAGAGCAGTCATTTTTATGATTCAATGAATTTTGCATGTTATATAAAAAGCCCCTTGGACTATATCCTCGGAATTTGCCGAAATTTTGACATCCCCTTTTGGACCGGAAGCAGCAATAATATTTTTTACCAAAACTGGCAGGTTGCCAATGCCAACCGGTACAAATGTTGCGATGTGCTACATGACCGGGCAACTCAGACGGCTATGGAAATCGGCCAACATCCTTCTGTTTCGGGCTGGCCTGCTTTTTATCAGGAGCCCATGTTTAACGAAGTATGGATAAATTCGGATACCTACTCCAAACGGATGGAATTTGCACATCAACTTTGTCAGAATGGAATTAACACCGGTTATCTGCAATTTTCAAATCCCTCTAATTTTACTTTAAAAATAAATCTGACCGGTTTTGCATTATCCCTTTCGCAACCGGAAGACCCCAATTTATTGGTCAGCCAAACCATCGAACGGCTTTACAGCTATCCGGTTGATGAAGAATTTACCGCCTATCTGAAAAGCTTCCTGCTTTCAGGCACCGGTGAGGATTATTACTGGACATCTGCCTGGAACAATTTTGTCGCTTTTCCCGATAATATCACTTATAAAACGATTGTCGAAACACGATTGCGCAATATGATTGAGTATATGCTCACTCAACCGGAATATCAGTTATTGTAA